Proteins found in one Bremerella volcania genomic segment:
- a CDS encoding small basic protein: MTIDKSLKVKRGGISTRSVLKRSERIAQMKQRGTFDEETTSPIGLPKTKVVKISMKKKKKVKEEDAKK; this comes from the coding sequence GTGACCATCGACAAGAGCCTTAAGGTTAAGCGGGGTGGTATTTCGACCCGCAGTGTGTTGAAGCGTAGCGAACGTATTGCTCAGATGAAGCAGCGTGGCACCTTTGACGAAGAGACCACTTCGCCAATCGGTCTGCCCAAGACCAAAGTTGTGAAGATCTCGATGAAGAAGAAGAAGAAGGTCAAGGAAGAAGACGCGAAGAAGTAG
- the rplK gene encoding 50S ribosomal protein L11, with amino-acid sequence MAREQVGQAKFQVPGGQATPAPPVGTSLGRFGVNLGQFVQQFNDKTREFNGMPIPVVVTVYNDRTFEFICKSPPAAALLKKAAGLAKGSGTPNTKKVGKVSKGQIDDICNQKMADLNARDLEHARRMIEGTARSMGLEVTE; translated from the coding sequence ATGGCACGGGAACAAGTAGGTCAAGCGAAGTTTCAGGTCCCTGGTGGTCAAGCCACTCCGGCTCCTCCGGTTGGTACCTCGTTGGGGCGTTTCGGTGTGAACCTCGGCCAGTTCGTTCAGCAGTTCAACGACAAGACCCGAGAATTCAATGGCATGCCGATTCCGGTTGTCGTGACCGTTTACAACGACCGTACGTTTGAATTCATCTGCAAGAGCCCGCCAGCGGCAGCATTGCTGAAGAAGGCTGCTGGCCTGGCTAAAGGCAGCGGCACGCCGAACACCAAGAAGGTCGGTAAGGTCAGCAAGGGCCAGATCGACGACATTTGCAATCAGAAGATGGCGGACCTCAATGCCCGCGACTTGGAACATGCTCGCCGAATGATCGAAGGAACGGCTCGGAGCATGGGCCTGGAAGTCACGGAATAG
- the rplA gene encoding 50S ribosomal protein L1 encodes MAKQSKRYRALAEKVPAEALTLKDAIVLLKSFNTTKFDQTVEIAMRLGIDPKQADQLVRGALVLPHGIGKVQRVIVFAKGDNAAAAQEAGADEVGAEDLAKKIKDGWLDFDVCIASPDMMGLVGPLGRVLGPRGLMPSPRAGTVTPDVAKVVKEYKAGKVEFRNDPTGIVHAVVGRLGFDADKLQDNIQAFIDHINGLKPQAAKGTYVRSVNLSATMSPGVLVAL; translated from the coding sequence ATGGCTAAACAATCCAAACGATATCGAGCCCTGGCGGAAAAGGTGCCAGCAGAAGCGCTGACCCTGAAAGACGCGATCGTACTGCTGAAGTCGTTCAATACGACTAAGTTCGATCAGACCGTTGAAATTGCGATGCGATTGGGTATCGATCCGAAGCAGGCGGACCAACTGGTTCGCGGTGCGTTGGTGTTGCCTCATGGTATCGGTAAGGTTCAACGTGTTATCGTATTTGCCAAGGGTGACAACGCAGCCGCTGCCCAGGAAGCTGGTGCCGACGAAGTGGGCGCGGAAGACTTGGCGAAAAAAATCAAAGATGGTTGGCTCGACTTCGACGTCTGTATCGCCAGTCCTGACATGATGGGCTTGGTTGGGCCCCTGGGACGCGTTCTGGGTCCGCGTGGCTTGATGCCATCGCCGCGTGCCGGAACGGTTACCCCGGACGTTGCCAAAGTCGTTAAAGAGTACAAGGCTGGCAAGGTTGAGTTCCGTAACGATCCAACCGGGATCGTTCATGCTGTGGTCGGTCGGCTTGGTTTCGATGCCGATAAGCTGCAGGACAACATCCAGGCCTTCATCGATCATATCAATGGCCTCAAGCCCCAAGCGGCGAAGGGCACTTATGTTCGTAGCGTCAATTTGAGTGCAACGATGAGCCCTGGTGTTCTGGTTGCCCTCTAA
- the secE gene encoding preprotein translocase subunit SecE yields the protein MAKEKTVGSPSLLNEMVQANRYKRTQGKIARQATLISIWVLISIAAYQLYQQLEAYATIAQYRLHLLLPVVLVVVGFWVAYRLINWPTFADFLIAVEAEMNKVTWPSKAELWRSVIVVIALIFILALLLFAFDLLWITLFKTIGLIPPDPQATAT from the coding sequence ATGGCCAAGGAGAAGACCGTCGGTTCCCCTTCCCTTCTCAATGAGATGGTTCAGGCGAATCGATACAAGCGGACGCAGGGTAAAATTGCCCGGCAGGCAACGCTGATTTCGATTTGGGTATTGATTTCGATTGCCGCTTACCAGCTTTATCAGCAGTTGGAGGCGTACGCGACGATCGCCCAGTATCGATTGCACTTGCTGCTTCCGGTTGTCCTGGTCGTCGTTGGATTTTGGGTTGCTTACCGATTGATTAATTGGCCTACGTTCGCGGACTTTTTGATCGCGGTCGAGGCAGAAATGAATAAGGTGACTTGGCCTTCCAAGGCCGAGTTGTGGCGAAGTGTCATCGTGGTGATCGCGTTGATCTTCATCCTGGCCTTGCTGTTGTTTGCGTTTGACTTGTTGTGGATCACCTTGTTCAAAACGATTGGACTGATCCCGCCTGATCCGCAGGCGACCGCCACTTAG
- a CDS encoding DUF3891 family protein, whose amino-acid sequence MLLLIQQSVHAALSGDLASHWGNGPFSPLVHPEVVWPAIFHHDDGWIPVDNSPPIDPKTKRPVSFLDSPAPESHAIWTKSIEWAARISPFAQYLIAEHFMTLREHSESAESEAGQTFLHKYEELCETWRDNWEKRHPQCTDEEEKLAVAQLRFFDWFSLWLCLGERNEVHTFEQTPDDVPLTVGPQPGGNILTSPWPWTVDHVHVAVGGYLVPDRDYADTDDLLLEMNDWCRIEWQFTPE is encoded by the coding sequence ATGTTGCTCTTGATTCAACAATCGGTTCATGCCGCTCTCTCAGGCGATCTCGCTTCGCACTGGGGCAATGGCCCGTTCTCCCCCTTGGTTCACCCCGAGGTGGTCTGGCCGGCCATCTTTCATCACGACGATGGCTGGATCCCCGTCGACAACTCGCCGCCGATCGATCCCAAGACCAAACGTCCCGTTTCGTTTCTCGACTCTCCGGCGCCTGAGTCGCATGCCATTTGGACGAAGTCGATCGAGTGGGCGGCCCGGATCAGCCCATTCGCTCAGTACTTGATCGCTGAGCACTTCATGACGCTACGAGAGCATAGCGAGTCAGCCGAAAGCGAAGCTGGCCAGACCTTCCTTCACAAGTATGAAGAACTCTGTGAAACCTGGCGAGATAACTGGGAAAAGCGTCATCCACAGTGCACCGACGAGGAAGAAAAGCTGGCCGTCGCCCAGTTGCGGTTCTTCGACTGGTTCAGTCTATGGCTGTGCCTGGGCGAGCGCAACGAGGTTCATACTTTCGAGCAAACGCCCGACGACGTACCGCTGACGGTCGGGCCACAGCCCGGCGGTAACATCCTGACGTCTCCGTGGCCTTGGACGGTAGATCACGTCCACGTGGCCGTGGGGGGCTATTTAGTGCCAGACAGAGACTACGCCGATACCGATGATCTGCTGCTCGAAATGAACGATTGGTGCCGGATCGAGTGGCAATTTACCCCCGAGTAA
- a CDS encoding magnesium transporter translates to MNVSVLEREAITWDTPVSQWERLAGDDPLSDELAEEASELLGYTLLAKKKREARRQRTLEQTLAEYDIRPFTPESVRKYKQACEVNPSRFWPTIVESVIGLSFTLAMGALGGLFFSALLMNTMLSFYCALTVIGGVLVGIVFGCCSGAGIVQRKWRLRELASYTEPIPEYALQTALDIKKKHSGVSFYVDVLEENHIVVDPFLVMRVQSGNVIQDCYIEVWNESAFCGEREA, encoded by the coding sequence ATGAATGTATCTGTTTTGGAGCGTGAAGCGATTACTTGGGACACGCCGGTAAGCCAATGGGAGCGGTTAGCCGGGGATGATCCCCTTTCGGATGAGCTTGCCGAGGAAGCCAGTGAGCTTCTGGGATATACGCTTTTGGCCAAGAAGAAACGCGAGGCTCGTCGGCAGCGGACACTCGAGCAGACGCTGGCTGAGTACGATATCCGGCCTTTTACGCCCGAGAGTGTCCGTAAGTACAAACAGGCTTGTGAGGTCAATCCGTCTCGGTTCTGGCCGACGATCGTGGAATCGGTTATCGGTCTGAGTTTCACCCTGGCGATGGGCGCACTAGGAGGGCTTTTCTTTTCGGCATTATTGATGAATACCATGCTCTCGTTCTATTGTGCCTTGACCGTCATCGGCGGTGTCTTAGTGGGGATTGTGTTCGGGTGTTGCAGTGGGGCGGGGATTGTTCAGCGGAAGTGGAGGCTACGGGAACTAGCTTCGTATACCGAGCCTATCCCGGAATATGCCCTCCAAACGGCCTTGGACATCAAGAAGAAGCATTCAGGCGTAAGCTTCTATGTCGATGTGCTGGAAGAGAACCACATCGTAGTCGACCCATTCCTGGTGATGCGAGTCCAGAGCGGCAATGTGATTCAGGACTGTTACATCGAAGTGTGGAACGAATCGGCGTTTTGTGGCGAGCGGGAAGCGTGA
- a CDS encoding sigma-70 family RNA polymerase sigma factor, producing MNKGYKNVALRQLRDQQIKYAPRDRKLDQANRAEKLISEIDPNKQYPVDYIYYRLTDFRPEQPSVGSLLPGKSAAEDLRLMVEDLSDAADVSVDTVPEEVLTVEQLSDRFNVSTKTISRWRKQGLVSRKFLFEGRKRVGFLRSSVERFVKDNPDRIERGRHFSQLTDAEKLEIIDRARRLANAGGTPSEVAKRVAAKMGRSVETIRYTLKHHDDEQPKEAVFPRGTGPLTESAKQIIYGEYRHGVSVDRLAEKHGRTRASIYRVINEIRFRHIMELPLDCIYNDDFEKAGLEEEILGEMPPHEKAARKVRVPSGLPTYLASLYEMPLLTREQEYHLFRKFNFLKYKALKIRETLDEQRPKSSDMDAIEQLYDQASDVKNLIVQSNLRLVVSIAKRHVGATEDFFELVSDGNMSLIRAAEKFDYSRGNKFSTYCSWAIMKNFARTIPVEFRHRDRYRTSLDEYFTTRVDERSDQYEQEMAQQTREKQIDKILHRLDEREQKIIIRRFGLDHSREPQTLKEVGEELGVTKERIRQIEARALNKLKTAARDYNFDLPETN from the coding sequence ATGAACAAGGGATATAAGAACGTCGCGCTCCGACAGCTGCGCGATCAACAGATCAAATATGCTCCCCGGGATCGAAAGCTAGATCAGGCGAATCGTGCAGAAAAGCTGATTTCCGAGATCGATCCCAATAAGCAATATCCGGTCGACTACATCTACTATCGTCTGACCGACTTCCGTCCGGAACAGCCAAGCGTTGGTTCGCTGCTTCCCGGAAAGTCTGCCGCCGAAGATTTGCGCCTGATGGTGGAAGATCTCTCGGACGCCGCCGACGTTTCCGTCGATACGGTTCCGGAGGAAGTGCTAACCGTCGAACAGTTGAGCGATCGTTTCAACGTCTCGACCAAAACGATTTCGCGATGGCGTAAGCAAGGGCTCGTCAGCCGCAAGTTCCTCTTCGAGGGACGTAAGCGAGTGGGCTTCCTGCGCAGCAGCGTCGAACGCTTCGTGAAGGACAACCCTGATCGAATCGAGCGGGGTCGTCACTTCAGTCAGCTTACCGATGCTGAGAAGCTGGAAATCATCGATCGTGCTCGTCGCTTGGCGAATGCCGGCGGTACCCCTTCCGAGGTTGCCAAGCGTGTGGCCGCGAAGATGGGGCGTAGTGTCGAAACCATTCGTTACACGCTCAAACATCATGACGACGAACAGCCCAAAGAAGCCGTTTTTCCCCGGGGAACCGGGCCTTTGACCGAATCGGCCAAGCAGATCATCTATGGCGAATATCGCCATGGTGTGTCGGTCGATCGGCTCGCTGAAAAGCATGGTCGTACTCGGGCATCGATCTATCGTGTGATCAATGAAATTCGTTTCCGTCACATCATGGAACTGCCGCTGGATTGCATCTACAACGACGACTTCGAGAAGGCAGGCCTGGAAGAAGAAATCCTGGGCGAAATGCCACCTCATGAGAAGGCTGCCCGGAAGGTCCGAGTTCCTTCCGGTCTGCCGACTTACCTGGCTTCGCTGTACGAGATGCCCTTGTTGACACGCGAGCAGGAGTATCACCTGTTCCGGAAGTTCAATTTCCTGAAATACAAGGCCTTGAAGATTCGCGAAACCTTGGACGAACAGCGTCCGAAGTCGAGCGACATGGATGCCATCGAGCAGCTGTATGATCAGGCCAGCGATGTGAAAAACTTGATCGTGCAGTCGAACTTGCGATTGGTGGTTTCGATTGCCAAACGTCACGTTGGTGCCACCGAAGATTTCTTCGAACTGGTTTCCGACGGCAATATGTCGCTGATTCGTGCCGCGGAGAAGTTCGACTATTCGCGTGGTAATAAGTTCAGCACGTACTGCAGTTGGGCAATCATGAAGAACTTTGCCCGGACCATTCCGGTCGAGTTCCGTCATCGCGATCGGTACCGAACGAGCTTGGACGAGTACTTCACCACGCGTGTTGACGAGCGAAGTGATCAGTACGAGCAGGAGATGGCTCAGCAGACTCGCGAAAAGCAGATCGACAAGATCCTGCATCGCCTGGACGAGCGTGAGCAAAAGATCATTATCCGCCGATTCGGCCTGGATCACAGCCGCGAACCACAGACCTTGAAAGAGGTTGGCGAGGAACTAGGCGTGACCAAGGAGCGAATCCGCCAGATCGAGGCTCGGGCGCTTAACAAGCTGAAAACGGCTGCCCGCGACTATAACTTCGATCTGCCGGAAACGAACTAA
- the nusG gene encoding transcription termination/antitermination protein NusG: MASSPDNSFDPQKDPETDVPADAAVPSEETATPEAVSEEPASTEAESADAGDAAAEEPVVEESAKPKPAPAASGKKRGPIEEIIEDEEDAATDAANKEWYILKVQSNREKSISSNLIRRVKMAGLEDYFGEILVPTEDLVEYKNGKKKVTKQKLYPGYIVVHMAINDDTWFLVRETGGIGDFTGAAGKPVPMLPHEVDRIVKKTRKPDEGEQEEVKTNIRFKIGDHVRITEGTFENFEGDVEVIDNTNGRVTVMINIFGRTTPVEMEHWQMEPV, translated from the coding sequence GTGGCAAGTTCTCCTGACAATTCGTTCGATCCGCAGAAAGATCCTGAAACGGATGTTCCTGCGGATGCCGCAGTCCCCTCGGAAGAAACGGCGACTCCGGAAGCTGTCTCGGAAGAGCCTGCCTCGACCGAAGCGGAGAGCGCTGACGCTGGTGATGCAGCGGCAGAAGAGCCAGTGGTCGAAGAGTCGGCCAAGCCGAAACCTGCTCCGGCGGCTTCCGGCAAGAAACGCGGCCCCATCGAAGAAATCATTGAAGATGAAGAAGATGCTGCAACGGATGCAGCCAACAAGGAGTGGTACATCCTCAAGGTTCAGAGTAATCGCGAAAAGTCGATTTCCAGCAACCTGATTCGCCGTGTCAAAATGGCCGGTCTTGAGGATTACTTCGGCGAGATTCTTGTCCCCACCGAGGATCTGGTGGAATACAAGAACGGCAAGAAAAAAGTTACCAAGCAAAAGCTCTACCCAGGCTACATCGTCGTGCATATGGCAATCAACGACGATACATGGTTCCTGGTTCGTGAGACCGGTGGCATTGGTGACTTCACGGGCGCGGCTGGTAAGCCAGTTCCCATGTTGCCGCACGAAGTGGATCGCATCGTCAAGAAGACGCGCAAGCCTGATGAGGGTGAGCAAGAAGAAGTCAAGACGAACATTCGCTTCAAGATTGGCGACCATGTTCGCATCACCGAAGGCACCTTCGAGAACTTCGAGGGCGATGTCGAGGTGATCGACAACACCAATGGCCGCGTGACGGTCATGATTAATATTTTCGGCCGCACAACACCGGTGGAGATGGAACACTGGCAAATGGAGCCAGTTTAA
- a CDS encoding histidine phosphatase family protein: MLRIVLVRPGQTEYDFQGRIRSRLAVPLTEEGTRQASEMVQQLQALEIEAIYCGPCQSCQQTAEAFARALGKRIKQMDCLANLNAGLWQGKLITEVKQNQPTVYRLWQENPEAVCPPQGETLGEVRLRVQNALDKIWKKHQKGDGNVIVVAPEPLASIIRSEILQTDFGDLWQAERRCGWWELIQYEKNAVVSKV, translated from the coding sequence ATGTTACGAATAGTGCTCGTCCGACCTGGGCAGACCGAATACGACTTTCAGGGTCGCATCCGTAGCCGTCTTGCCGTTCCTCTTACCGAAGAGGGAACACGCCAGGCGTCGGAAATGGTTCAACAACTTCAGGCCCTGGAAATCGAGGCCATCTACTGTGGCCCCTGCCAGTCATGTCAGCAGACCGCAGAAGCGTTTGCCCGTGCTCTGGGGAAACGAATCAAGCAGATGGACTGCCTGGCAAATTTGAACGCCGGACTTTGGCAGGGAAAGCTGATCACCGAAGTCAAGCAGAACCAGCCAACGGTCTACCGTTTATGGCAGGAAAATCCGGAGGCGGTCTGTCCCCCCCAAGGGGAGACCTTAGGCGAGGTGCGCTTGCGTGTGCAGAACGCCCTAGACAAGATATGGAAAAAGCATCAAAAAGGTGACGGCAATGTGATTGTCGTCGCTCCAGAACCTCTGGCATCCATCATTCGCAGCGAGATCCTGCAAACCGACTTCGGTGATTTGTGGCAGGCCGAACGTCGATGTGGATGGTGGGAATTGATCCAGTATGAAAAAAACGCAGTCGTCTCGAAAGTCTAA
- the accD gene encoding acetyl-CoA carboxylase, carboxyltransferase subunit beta: MKKTQSSRKSKPGKKQLAETDETTSPTTPLVEASNMASVSSEIVSQTEESGKPKKRGVPEGLWQRCPGCQAAIFRKQAEQLLGVCPECDYHWTITAQQRIEQVLDTGTFEEWDTNLHSLDPLEFKDKKSYADRLVAEQKRTGLREAALTGCGMIRARRVAIGVTDSAFIMGSMGSVVGEKLTRLIERATAQDLPLIIISGSGGGARMHEGILSLMQMAKTTAALAKFHEAGGLFISVLTNPTMGGVAASFASLGDLIFAEPKALVGFAGPRTIKATIRIDLPEGFQTSEFLLEHGFVDRIVPRNKLKLEIARAIDYCGK, encoded by the coding sequence ATGAAAAAAACGCAGTCGTCTCGAAAGTCTAAGCCTGGCAAGAAGCAGCTGGCTGAAACTGACGAAACCACCTCTCCGACTACTCCCCTCGTCGAGGCATCCAACATGGCATCCGTTTCCTCGGAAATCGTTTCCCAAACCGAAGAATCCGGCAAACCTAAGAAACGTGGCGTACCCGAAGGTCTGTGGCAGCGGTGTCCTGGTTGTCAGGCGGCCATCTTCCGCAAGCAAGCCGAACAACTGCTAGGTGTTTGTCCCGAGTGTGACTATCACTGGACCATTACGGCTCAGCAGCGCATCGAGCAGGTCCTCGATACGGGAACCTTCGAGGAGTGGGATACCAATCTCCATTCGCTCGATCCGCTGGAGTTCAAGGACAAGAAGTCGTACGCCGACCGCTTGGTAGCCGAGCAAAAGCGAACCGGTCTGCGTGAAGCGGCCCTGACCGGTTGCGGGATGATTCGTGCTCGACGCGTGGCGATTGGCGTGACCGACAGTGCGTTCATTATGGGCAGCATGGGGAGCGTCGTTGGAGAAAAGCTTACGCGGCTCATCGAACGAGCCACGGCTCAGGACTTGCCGTTGATCATCATCAGTGGATCGGGCGGTGGTGCCCGCATGCACGAAGGGATTCTGTCCCTGATGCAGATGGCCAAAACAACCGCTGCCCTGGCCAAGTTCCACGAGGCTGGCGGGTTGTTTATTTCCGTGTTGACCAATCCAACGATGGGTGGCGTAGCGGCCAGCTTCGCTTCCCTGGGAGACCTGATCTTCGCCGAACCGAAGGCCTTGGTAGGCTTTGCTGGCCCGCGAACGATCAAGGCAACCATTCGCATCGATTTGCCGGAGGGTTTTCAAACCAGCGAGTTCCTGCTGGAGCACGGTTTTGTGGACCGGATTGTCCCGCGAAACAAACTGAAACTCGAAATCGCCCGGGCGATCGACTACTGCGGCAAATAG
- the tuf gene encoding elongation factor Tu yields the protein MAKDVFERSKPHVNVGTIGHIDHGKTTTTGAILAVQAAKGLAKMKAYSEIAKGGTVRDETKTVTIAVAHVEYESPTRHYAHIDCPGHADFVKNMITGAAQMDGAILVVSAADGPMPQTKEHVLLARQVGVPCVVVYLNKCDLVDDEELLDLVELEVRELLNKNDFPGDDCPVVRGNSLAAYNNPADPDASACITELVEALDSYIPEPERETDKPFLMAIEDVFSIEGRGTVATGRIERGVVKVGEEVEILGLTEKPTKTTVTGVEMFNKILQEGHAGDNVGCLLRGVKREDISRGQVLAKPGSVNPHTKFEAEIYCLSKEEGGRHTPFFSGYRPQFYFRTTDVTGTANLQGAEMCMPGDNVKIEVELHKPIAMFEGVRFAIREGGKTVGSGVVTKITA from the coding sequence ATGGCCAAGGACGTATTTGAACGATCTAAACCTCACGTCAATGTTGGCACCATTGGTCACATCGACCACGGTAAAACGACCACCACGGGCGCTATTCTGGCAGTTCAGGCCGCCAAGGGTCTTGCCAAGATGAAGGCCTACTCGGAAATCGCCAAGGGCGGTACCGTTCGTGACGAAACGAAGACGGTTACCATTGCTGTGGCTCACGTCGAGTACGAATCGCCGACTCGTCACTATGCCCACATCGACTGCCCCGGCCACGCCGACTTTGTGAAGAACATGATCACCGGTGCCGCCCAGATGGACGGTGCAATCCTGGTGGTTTCCGCTGCCGACGGTCCTATGCCGCAGACCAAGGAGCACGTTCTGCTCGCTCGTCAGGTGGGTGTGCCTTGCGTTGTGGTTTACCTGAACAAGTGCGACCTGGTCGACGACGAAGAGTTGCTGGACCTGGTCGAGCTGGAAGTTCGCGAACTGTTGAACAAGAACGACTTCCCTGGCGACGACTGCCCGGTTGTTCGTGGTAACTCGCTGGCTGCCTACAACAACCCGGCTGATCCGGACGCTTCCGCATGCATCACCGAACTGGTTGAAGCCCTGGATAGCTACATTCCAGAGCCAGAACGCGAAACCGACAAGCCGTTCCTGATGGCTATCGAGGACGTGTTCTCGATCGAAGGTCGTGGTACGGTTGCTACCGGTCGTATTGAGCGTGGCGTTGTGAAGGTTGGTGAAGAAGTCGAAATCCTCGGTCTGACCGAGAAGCCGACCAAGACGACTGTCACCGGCGTTGAAATGTTCAACAAGATCTTGCAGGAAGGTCACGCTGGCGACAACGTCGGTTGCCTTCTGCGTGGTGTCAAGCGTGAAGACATCTCGCGTGGTCAGGTTCTCGCCAAGCCAGGTTCGGTTAATCCGCACACCAAGTTCGAGGCAGAAATCTACTGCTTGAGCAAGGAAGAAGGTGGTCGTCACACGCCATTCTTCAGCGGTTACCGCCCACAGTTCTACTTCCGTACGACCGATGTCACCGGTACCGCCAATCTGCAGGGTGCCGAAATGTGCATGCCGGGCGACAATGTGAAGATCGAAGTCGAACTGCACAAGCCAATCGCTATGTTTGAAGGTGTTCGCTTCGCTATCCGCGAAGGTGGTAAGACGGTCGGTTCCGGCGTCGTTACCAAGATCACAGCATAA
- the rplL gene encoding 50S ribosomal protein L7/L12, producing MSEEATATVEVSEEIKGLGDQIAGLTLKQAVELGDYLKDAHGIEAAAGGGVVMAGPAAGGGEAAAAEKTEFDVVMTDFGAQKIGVIKVVRAITGLGLKEAKDMVETKDAKIKEGVSKEDAEKAKEELEAAGAVVEIR from the coding sequence ATGTCCGAAGAAGCAACTGCAACCGTCGAAGTTTCCGAAGAAATCAAGGGTTTGGGCGATCAAATCGCTGGCCTCACCCTGAAGCAAGCCGTTGAGTTGGGCGACTACCTGAAAGACGCTCACGGCATCGAAGCCGCTGCTGGCGGTGGTGTTGTCATGGCTGGTCCTGCTGCTGGTGGTGGTGAAGCTGCTGCTGCTGAAAAGACCGAGTTCGACGTCGTGATGACCGACTTCGGTGCTCAGAAGATTGGCGTGATCAAGGTCGTCCGTGCGATCACTGGCCTGGGCTTGAAGGAAGCCAAGGACATGGTCGAAACCAAAGACGCCAAGATCAAAGAAGGTGTTTCCAAGGAAGACGCCGAAAAGGCGAAGGAAGAGCTGGAAGCCGCTGGTGCCGTCGTCGAAATTCGATAA
- the rplJ gene encoding 50S ribosomal protein L10 — translation MSKYLKKLVITDLSKKLDGVNDLLVVDVVGMNAEKTHLVRKQLREKGLSLMVVRRTLAAKACEGTSLAPAFVSMEGSTALVWGGEDFVDLAKEVVKLNEDDKFPGFTAKGGVMDGESLNPDSVKAISKWPNRAEQLSLLVGQILGPGRTLAAQIKGPGAKLASQVKQVGEKQEG, via the coding sequence ATGAGTAAGTATCTAAAGAAACTGGTGATCACCGATCTGTCCAAGAAATTGGATGGCGTGAACGACCTCCTGGTGGTCGACGTCGTGGGGATGAATGCGGAAAAGACCCACCTGGTCCGCAAGCAACTCCGTGAAAAAGGCCTTAGCCTGATGGTTGTCCGCCGCACGCTGGCAGCCAAGGCTTGTGAAGGCACTTCGCTCGCACCTGCTTTCGTTAGCATGGAAGGCAGTACTGCCCTGGTTTGGGGTGGCGAGGATTTCGTCGATTTGGCCAAGGAAGTGGTCAAGCTGAACGAAGACGATAAGTTTCCGGGATTCACCGCCAAGGGCGGTGTCATGGATGGCGAATCCCTGAACCCTGATTCGGTCAAGGCAATCAGTAAATGGCCCAACCGAGCTGAACAGCTCTCGCTTCTGGTGGGTCAGATTCTGGGTCCTGGTCGTACCCTGGCAGCCCAAATCAAGGGGCCAGGTGCCAAGTTGGCCTCGCAGGTCAAGCAGGTTGGCGAAAAACAAGAAGGCTAA
- a CDS encoding serine/threonine-protein kinase, whose translation MSLLKKFTSLFAGQPKLDIASRFSILKEAVSGTMSEFYKVREHSTGRTLGLKILDLEKQQFFDSRFQGLTRPKEGEIAMSLTHPCIVRTLEHGLVTTGQQYLLMEYLEGKGLNSLIVDRDPMLEGKQLVLLRQMADALACVHEAGFIHRDICPRNFIAAPDCRSCKLIDFGLTLPAKPEFMAPGNRTGTPNYMAPEIVRRRPTDQRVDIFSLGVTGFRLLVYELPWASVEGTGRDALNHDTIPPGNIFDLRPKLNRELGELIMACIDRDPRNRPETARDMLNALQKIKRVDA comes from the coding sequence ATGAGTCTGCTCAAGAAGTTTACGTCGCTGTTCGCCGGCCAACCCAAGCTTGATATCGCATCGCGATTTTCGATCTTGAAAGAAGCCGTCTCTGGGACGATGAGCGAATTCTACAAGGTCCGCGAGCACTCGACTGGACGTACCCTTGGACTGAAGATTCTCGACCTCGAAAAGCAGCAGTTCTTCGATTCTCGCTTCCAAGGGCTGACTCGCCCGAAAGAAGGCGAGATTGCCATGTCTCTCACGCATCCATGCATAGTGCGGACACTCGAGCATGGCCTTGTGACGACCGGCCAGCAGTATCTGCTGATGGAGTACTTAGAGGGCAAAGGGCTCAACTCGCTGATCGTTGACAGAGATCCGATGCTGGAAGGAAAGCAACTCGTGTTGCTGCGTCAAATGGCGGACGCCTTGGCGTGTGTCCACGAGGCCGGTTTCATTCACCGCGACATCTGCCCTCGAAATTTCATTGCCGCCCCAGATTGCCGTTCGTGCAAGCTTATCGACTTTGGGCTGACGCTGCCGGCCAAGCCCGAGTTCATGGCCCCTGGTAATCGAACTGGGACACCGAACTACATGGCCCCGGAAATCGTTCGGCGACGGCCTACGGACCAGCGAGTGGACATCTTTTCGTTGGGTGTAACTGGTTTCCGTCTCTTGGTTTACGAATTGCCATGGGCCAGCGTAGAAGGGACCGGACGAGATGCTTTGAACCACGACACCATACCGCCAGGCAACATCTTCGACCTTCGTCCAAAACTCAATCGGGAACTGGGAGAGCTGATTATGGCCTGCATTGACCGTGATCCACGCAACCGCCCAGAGACTGCCCGCGACATGCTCAACGCTCTGCAGAAAATCAAGCGGGTTGACGCGTAG